The Fulvia fulva chromosome 6, complete sequence genome includes a window with the following:
- a CDS encoding Arginine biosynthesis bifunctional protein ArgJ, mitochondrial: MAPNGSSAVKRLLAAAIQVRSYSAPADRAIPAAKQKYIPVSGTYPKGFLAGSAFAGVKSSNTKYDDLALVVSEEACPAAAVFTKNIFKAAPVITSKQTFFDSKKNGHGLDRFRGVVVNSGCANAVTGKLGLEHAEAMARTTDQCFGDSSPDAPPHTLVMSTGVIGQRLPIDRITNAIPKLHENLGSSHEHWMAAAQAICTTDTFPKLISRTFTLPSHPDTTYSIAGMTKGAGMIHPNMGTLLGIVCTDVKVDPESMRSILRHTTSKSFNCISIDGDTSTNDTVNFFANGAAAPAGASPVRYIPRKQMADESTASATEQADFEAFTRVLDNFFVDLAQLVVRDGEGATKFVTIRVRSDEGYVPAKRAAVSIARSALVKTALYGKDANWGRILCAIGYAPGIMGSDTLPVHQFATRDSKSRDSSPVVIPSRTSVSFIPADGSEELKLLVRGEPEQVDEQRAKQILEQEDLEILVRLEDDGAEAPARRRRRSEAVFWTCDFSHEYVTINGDYRT, encoded by the coding sequence ATGGCACCCAATGGCTCATCAGCCGTGAAGCGGCTCCTCGCAGCTGCCATCCAGGTCCGCTCATACTCAGCCCCAGCAGACCGCGCAATTCCCGCGGCCAAGCAAAAGTACATACCAGTTTCCGGCACATATCCCAAAGGCTTCCTGGCTGGCAGTGCTTTTGCTGGCGTCAAGTCGAGCAACACCAAATATGACGATCTTGCACTCGTCGTATCCGAGGAAGCCTGTCCCGCCGCCGCCGTCTTCACCAAAAATATCTTCAAGGCCGCGCCAGTCATCACCTCAAAGCAGACCTTCTTTGACAGCAAGAAGAATGGGCATGGCCTCGATCGCTTCAGGGGTGTTGTTGTGAACTCAGGCTGCGCGAACGCAGTCACCGGCAAGCTAGGCCTTGAGCATGCCGAAGCAATGGCTCGCACCACCGATCAATGCTTTGGTGACTCTTCCCCCGACGCACCGCCACACACTCTGGTCATGAGTACTGGTGTCATTGGCCAGCGCTTACCTATCGACCGCATCACCAATGCCATCCCGAAACTTCACGAGAATTTAGGAAGCTCCCACGAGCACTGGATGGCCGCAGCCCAGGCCATTTGCACCACTGACACCTTTCCCAAGCTCATTTCAAGGACCTTCACGCTTCCCTCGCACCCGGACACCACCTACAGCATCGCTGGCATGACCAAAGGCGCTGGCATGATTCACCCAAACATGGGCACCCTCCTGGGTATAGTCTGCACGGATGTAAAGGTTGATCCAGAGTCTATGCGAAGTATCTTGCGCCATACAACAAGCAAATCCTTCAACTGCATCTCCATCGACGGCGACACCAGCACCAACGACACCGTAAACTTCTTCGCAAATGGCGCTGCGGCTCCTGCGGGTGCTAGCCCTGTTCGCTATATCCCCAGAAAACAGATGGCAGACGAGAGCACAGCCTCTGCAACTGAACAAGCCGACTTTGAAGCTTTCACCCGCGTCCTGGACAACTTCTTCGTTGATCTGGCCCAGCTAGTGGTCCGCGATGGCGAGGGTGCAACCAAATTTGTCACCATCCGCGTGCGCTCAGACGAGGGCTATGTCCCCGCCAAACGCGCAGCCGTAAGTATCGCTCGCTCTGCCCTGGTAAAGACGGCCTTGTACGGCAAGGATGCGAACTGGGGCAGAATCTTATGTGCTATTGGGTACGCACCAGGCATCATGGGATCCGACACCCTTCCAGTGCATCAGTTTGCGACAAGGGACAGCAAGAGTAGAGATAGCAGTCCCGTGGTCATACCTTCACGCACTAGCGTCAGCTTTATTCCTGCGGACGGCAGTGAGGAGTTGAAACTTTTGGTCAGAGGCGAACCCGAGCAAGTTGATGAGCAGCGAGCGAAGCAGATCTTGGAGCAGGAGGACCTTGAAATTTTGGTGAGGTTGGAGGATGACGGAGCCGAGGCACCTgcaaggaggaggaggagatcTGAGGCTGTCTTCTGGACTTGTGACTTTAGTCATGAGTACGTTACCATCAATGGTGACTATAGAACCTAG